The Fusobacterium russii ATCC 25533 region TTCCATCATAAACTTTTTGTAAAAATTCATCATCAATATATTTATCATTTTTATGAAGATAGCTATATAACTTTTTATATTTCTCTTCCTTTTTTTTCTCTGCTAATTTCTTGGCTTGTTCTTGGTGGTAAGCTAATAATTCATCAATAGTTTTTCTTGCCATAAAATAAAACCTCCTAAAATTATATTTAATACAATATATCAAATTTCTTTTTATTTTGCAATAAAATCCCCTTCAAGGGGGTGTCTTTTTTATAATTTTATGAGTAAGAAAATTATAAAAAAGTTATTAGGGGGATGGTTTAAAAATAAAAATTAATCTCAACGATTATTTTTATTTTTGGGGTCAAGGGGTGTAGCCCTTTGCACACGACTTTTTTAAAAAAAAAGGGGAATATGTTCCACCTTTTAAAAAAGATTATAATTTTTTATTTGAAAATATTAAACTTTTTATATATAATAATATGTGTATATATTAACTTTTAAAAGGTGGGAAAAACTATGAGCTATTCAATTTTTAGAATGCAGAAAGTTCACTTAAATAATATTGGTAATTTAGAAATGCACAATGAAAGAAAAACAGATAGTCATTCTAATAAAGATATAAATGTTGAATTATCAAAAAATAATGTCCAGATTATTGAATGTAAAAGCTATAAAAAAGCAATTCAAAACAATATTAATAAATACTATAAATCAGATAGAAATATTAGAAAAGATGCAGTTATTGCAGTTGAAACTATTTTTACATCTGATTATGAATTTTTTAAAAATAAAAGTGAAAAAGAAAAAGAATTATTTTTTAATAAATCTTTAGAATTTTTACAAGAATTTGTTGGCGAAAAAAATATAATTGCTGCAACTGTCCATTATGATGAAACTACTCCACATATGCACTGTGTTTTTACTCCAATAGATAATGAGGGTAAGTTGAAATACAAAAGTTTTGTATCTCATAAAAATGATCTAATAAAATTACAAGATAAATATCATCAAAAAATGTCTGAATATTTTCCTGAACTTGAACGAGGTAAAAGCTCTAAAGATACAGAAAGAAAACATTTAACAGTTGAAGAATATAAAATAATTTCTTCACCAACTGAAAACGACTTAAAAAAGGTTGCTAATTTTAGAAAAAATCTTGAATACTTAGAGAGTTATTTTCCAATAATTGAATATAAGGGGGTTCAGAAACTTTTATACTC contains the following coding sequences:
- the mobV gene encoding MobV family relaxase is translated as MSYSIFRMQKVHLNNIGNLEMHNERKTDSHSNKDINVELSKNNVQIIECKSYKKAIQNNINKYYKSDRNIRKDAVIAVETIFTSDYEFFKNKSEKEKELFFNKSLEFLQEFVGEKNIIAATVHYDETTPHMHCVFTPIDNEGKLKYKSFVSHKNDLIKLQDKYHQKMSEYFPELERGKSSKDTERKHLTVEEYKIISSPTENDLKKVANFRKNLEYLESYFPIIEYKGVQKLLYSDEVRFKQEDVKKIRGFLNSLKTDVITSERILNENLSQDQELKKINKLYERTENNSLVKDKKIWDLEKELSKKDKELKKNKKIMETIFAEAPEVKQKWEQTKEKLYPERESLWRKQKEKDRGMER